From the Micromonospora echinospora genome, the window CAGCTGGCGATCCAGGCCGAGTACGCCGGCTGGGAGCTGGCCCGGGTACGGCTGTACCGGGACGGCACCCGACAGGTGGTGCTGCGCCGCCGCCGGGTCAACCAGCCACAGCCGGGCCTGTCCTACTGACGACGGCGACCCCGAGCGAGGGACACCGGGCCGG encodes:
- a CDS encoding DUF5703 family protein; this translates as MDYEYAPLRLPPNVDRVTAAVQLAIQAEYAGWELARVRLYRDGTRQVVLRRRRVNQPQPGLSY